From the Venenivibrio stagnispumantis genome, one window contains:
- a CDS encoding zinc ribbon domain-containing protein — KKPKYIVNVDLNIQRNLATISVNEIDWKNKQSKLKEITFINGEITRLTYKRDYLLHLIRIKQRLTGRKPNKEDNKYLWRKINNLNREIALKVAKEIDKIVNSEEWKVDSEKIVVFEKLKGLRANKDKSKKLNRKLNYWLKSRIIDKVKEKGLEKGYVVDDIYPQYTSQRCSKCGAIGERFSPNGSTALFGCQCCGYKVNADVNAVFNQFFIYLSYLLKAGREDGSVVPLGISLKGSSKRRTKSKGSSRKSAVVNV; from the coding sequence AAAGAAACCAAAATATATAGTTAATGTAGATTTAAACATACAAAGAAATTTAGCAACAATATCAGTAAATGAGATAGATTGGAAGAATAAACAAAGCAAGTTAAAGGAAATAACATTTATAAATGGAGAGATAACGAGATTAACATACAAAAGGGATTATCTACTGCATTTAATAAGAATAAAACAAAGATTAACCGGTAGGAAACCAAACAAAGAAGATAACAAATACTTATGGAGAAAAATAAACAACTTAAACAGAGAAATAGCATTGAAAGTGGCAAAAGAGATAGACAAGATAGTGAATAGTGAAGAGTGGAAAGTGGATAGTGAAAAAATAGTAGTATTTGAGAAATTAAAAGGATTAAGGGCAAATAAAGATAAAAGCAAGAAGTTAAACAGAAAACTAAACTATTGGTTAAAAAGCAGAATAATAGATAAAGTAAAAGAAAAAGGATTAGAGAAAGGATATGTAGTAGATGATATATATCCACAATACACATCACAAAGATGCAGTAAATGTGGGGCTATCGGTGAAAGGTTTTCGCCGAATGGTTCTACTGCATTATTTGGGTGTCAATGTTGTGGGTATAAAGTAAATGCAGATGTAAATGCAGTATTTAATCAGTTTTTCATTTACCTGTCCTACTTGCTAAAAGCAGGTAGGGAAGACGGCTCAGTGGTGCCGTTGGGGATTTCTCTGAAAGGTTCTTCAAAAAGAAGGACAAAATCTAAGGGGAGTTCCCGAAAGTCAGCGGTTGTCAATGTTTAA